In Palleronia sp. LCG004, a single window of DNA contains:
- a CDS encoding YicC/YloC family endoribonuclease, with amino-acid sequence MVQSMTAYASGTGGADAWAWSWELRSVNSRGLDLRLRVPEWIDGLEPGLRTRLRDAAARGAITVSLRLGRADEGRGEADSDAVEIALRRIATVHARAAQQGMTLAPSTATDVLTLAAGESRGHAGPEEIATLRNTLLAQFEAEILAPFLEMRQAEGRALGSILLQHVDDISRLVDTAAELAEARLPKMQAGLEAALSRVAGNAEGADPTRVAQELAMVAVRADVTEEIDRLRTHVVAARDHLADHGPIGRKLDFLAQEFNREANTLCAKAQDTDLGATGLALKAVIDQMREQIQNVE; translated from the coding sequence ATGGTCCAATCTATGACGGCCTATGCATCCGGCACGGGTGGTGCGGACGCCTGGGCCTGGTCGTGGGAGCTTCGAAGCGTCAATTCCCGTGGTCTTGATCTCAGGCTGCGCGTTCCGGAGTGGATTGACGGCCTCGAGCCGGGCTTGCGCACGCGTTTGCGCGACGCCGCAGCGCGCGGAGCGATCACGGTGTCGCTTCGCCTTGGCCGTGCTGACGAAGGACGTGGGGAGGCGGATTCCGATGCTGTCGAGATCGCCCTGCGCCGGATCGCGACCGTTCATGCCCGGGCGGCCCAGCAGGGAATGACGCTTGCGCCGAGCACCGCGACTGATGTCCTGACGCTCGCAGCGGGAGAGAGCAGGGGGCATGCCGGCCCCGAGGAAATCGCGACACTCCGCAACACGCTTCTGGCGCAGTTCGAGGCCGAGATCCTCGCGCCGTTCCTCGAAATGAGACAGGCGGAAGGCCGCGCGCTTGGCTCGATACTCTTGCAGCATGTCGATGATATCTCGCGGCTCGTCGATACCGCTGCCGAACTGGCCGAGGCGCGGCTTCCCAAGATGCAGGCGGGTCTCGAGGCTGCACTTTCGCGCGTGGCCGGAAACGCAGAGGGAGCGGACCCGACGCGCGTCGCTCAGGAGCTTGCCATGGTGGCCGTCCGCGCCGATGTCACGGAAGAAATCGACCGCCTGCGTACCCATGTTGTGGCGGCACGCGACCACCTTGCCGACCATGGTCCGATCGGACGAAAACTCGACTTCCTCGCGCAGGAATTCAATCGCGAGGCAAACACGCTCTGCGCCAAGGCTCAGGACACCGATCTCGGGGCGACCGGCCTCGCCCTCAAGGCGGTGATCGACCAGATGCGCGAGCAGATCCAGAACGTGGAATGA
- a CDS encoding PAS domain-containing protein, giving the protein MFGSNDDDRIVSLGARRAAQAYDPAFAQLETYWSALAGTRDMPFRDEVDPRGLDGVLDRIFLLERIAPGLARFRIAGQAVTDIMGIEMRGMPLSSAFTPEARDPLNAALRAVFDDPVRLVLGLEGQRQGLRAKPTAQMLFLPLRDRFGQVSRAVGAIASSARPARAPQRFDIVSEDLRKLFGTTSDGHQSAAISDDDAFATADRARANLRSIDERRASLRIVSSIERE; this is encoded by the coding sequence ATGTTCGGATCGAATGACGACGACAGGATCGTGTCGCTGGGTGCCCGCCGGGCTGCCCAGGCATACGACCCTGCCTTCGCGCAGCTCGAAACCTACTGGAGCGCGCTTGCCGGAACGCGGGACATGCCGTTCCGTGACGAGGTGGATCCACGAGGGCTCGACGGGGTGCTCGACCGTATCTTTCTTCTGGAACGTATCGCTCCGGGCCTGGCACGGTTTCGCATCGCGGGACAGGCCGTAACCGATATCATGGGAATCGAAATGCGGGGTATGCCGCTGTCGTCAGCTTTCACTCCCGAGGCGCGTGACCCGCTGAACGCGGCTCTGCGCGCCGTCTTCGACGATCCAGTGCGCCTCGTCCTCGGCCTGGAAGGTCAGCGACAGGGTCTCCGGGCCAAACCCACTGCGCAAATGCTCTTCCTGCCGCTGCGCGACCGGTTCGGACAGGTCAGCCGCGCCGTCGGCGCGATCGCATCGTCTGCGCGCCCTGCCCGTGCGCCGCAGCGGTTCGATATCGTGAGCGAGGACCTTCGCAAACTTTTCGGAACGACATCGGATGGCCATCAAAGTGCCGCAATCTCGGACGATGATGCATTTGCAACCGCCGACAGGGCACGCGCGAATCTTCGTTCGATCGATGAACGTCGCGCGTCTCTGCGGATCGTTTCGTCGATCGAACGAGAGTAA